The Bradyrhizobium ottawaense genome window below encodes:
- the sdhA gene encoding succinate dehydrogenase flavoprotein subunit produces MATGTSATTTNGTGNGAPATNGKAYPIEDHTYDVVVVGAGGAGLRAVVGCSEAGLRTACITKVFPTRSHTVAAQGGISASLGNMHKDDWRWHMYDTVKGSDWLGDQDAIEYMVRNAPEAVYELEHWGVPFSRTEDGKIYQRPFGGMTMDYGKGQAQRTCAAADRTGHAMLHTMYGQSLRHAAEFFIEFFAIDLIMDDQGTCRGVIALKLDDGTLHRFRAQTVILATGGYGRAYASCTSAHTCTGDGGGMVLRAGLPMQDMEFVQFHPTGIYGSGCLVTEGARGEGGYLVNSEGERFMERYAPSAKDLASRDVVSRAMTIEIREGRGVGKKKDHIFLHLDHLDPAVLAERLPGISESAKIFANVDVTREPIPIVPTVHYNMGGIPTNYHGEVLTKKDGDDNAIIPGLMAIGEAACVSVHGANRLGSNSLIDLVVFGRAAALRLAEKLTPNAKQPELPANSSELALGRLDHYRYASGGTPTAKLREGMQHVMQSNCAVFRTGEVLSEGQNLIEKVHSGITDIAVSDRSLVWNSDLVETLEFDNLISQAVVTMNSAANRTESRGAHAREDFSERDDKNWMKHTLAWLDDAGKVKIEYRPVHDYTMTNDVQYIPPKARVY; encoded by the coding sequence ATGGCTACGGGAACATCGGCCACCACAACGAATGGCACGGGCAACGGCGCTCCCGCCACCAACGGCAAAGCCTATCCGATCGAAGACCACACCTATGACGTCGTCGTGGTCGGCGCCGGCGGCGCGGGCCTGCGCGCCGTGGTCGGCTGCAGCGAAGCCGGCCTGCGCACGGCCTGCATCACCAAGGTATTTCCGACCCGTTCGCACACGGTGGCGGCGCAGGGCGGCATCTCCGCCTCGCTCGGCAACATGCACAAGGACGACTGGCGCTGGCACATGTACGACACCGTGAAGGGGTCGGACTGGCTCGGCGACCAGGACGCGATCGAATACATGGTGCGCAACGCGCCCGAGGCGGTCTACGAGCTCGAGCATTGGGGCGTGCCGTTCTCGCGCACCGAGGACGGCAAGATCTACCAGCGTCCGTTCGGCGGCATGACCATGGACTACGGCAAGGGCCAGGCGCAGCGCACCTGCGCCGCCGCCGACCGCACCGGCCACGCCATGCTGCACACGATGTACGGCCAGTCGCTGCGCCACGCGGCCGAGTTCTTCATTGAGTTCTTCGCCATCGACCTGATCATGGACGACCAGGGCACCTGCCGCGGCGTCATCGCGCTCAAGCTCGACGATGGCACGCTGCACCGCTTCCGCGCCCAGACCGTGATTCTGGCGACCGGCGGCTACGGCCGCGCCTATGCCTCCTGCACCTCGGCCCACACCTGCACCGGTGACGGCGGCGGCATGGTGCTGCGCGCCGGCCTGCCGATGCAGGACATGGAGTTCGTGCAGTTCCACCCGACCGGCATCTACGGCTCGGGCTGTCTCGTCACCGAGGGCGCGCGCGGCGAAGGCGGCTATCTCGTCAACTCCGAGGGCGAGCGCTTCATGGAGCGCTACGCGCCGTCGGCCAAGGATCTCGCTTCGCGCGACGTCGTCTCGCGCGCGATGACCATCGAGATCCGCGAGGGCCGCGGCGTCGGCAAGAAGAAGGACCACATCTTCCTGCATCTGGACCATCTCGATCCCGCGGTGCTGGCCGAGCGGCTGCCGGGCATCTCCGAATCCGCAAAGATCTTCGCCAATGTCGACGTGACGCGCGAGCCGATCCCGATCGTGCCGACGGTGCACTACAACATGGGCGGCATCCCCACCAACTATCACGGCGAAGTCCTGACCAAGAAGGACGGCGACGACAACGCCATCATCCCCGGCCTGATGGCGATCGGCGAGGCCGCCTGCGTCTCCGTGCACGGCGCCAACCGCCTCGGCTCCAACTCGCTGATCGACCTCGTCGTGTTCGGCCGCGCCGCAGCGCTCCGCCTCGCCGAGAAGCTGACGCCCAATGCCAAGCAGCCGGAGCTGCCGGCGAACTCGTCCGAGCTCGCGCTCGGCCGCCTCGACCATTACCGCTACGCCTCCGGCGGCACGCCGACCGCAAAGCTGCGCGAAGGCATGCAGCATGTGATGCAGAGCAATTGCGCGGTGTTCCGCACCGGCGAAGTCCTGAGCGAGGGCCAGAACTTGATCGAGAAGGTCCACAGCGGCATCACCGACATCGCCGTGTCCGACCGCTCGCTGGTGTGGAATTCGGACCTCGTCGAGACGCTCGAATTCGACAATCTGATCTCGCAAGCGGTGGTGACGATGAACTCGGCCGCCAATCGCACCGAGAGCCGCGGCGCGCATGCGCGCGAGGACTTCTCCGAGCGCGACGACAAGAACTGGATGAAGCACACGCTGGCCTGGCTGGACGATGCCGGCAAAGTCAAGATCGAGTACCGCCCGGTTCACGACTACACCATGACCAACGACGTGCAGTACATCCCGCCGAAAGCGCGTGTGTACTGA
- the sdhD gene encoding succinate dehydrogenase, hydrophobic membrane anchor protein: MSASDTPKRSLRTPLGRVRNLGAAHSGTSDFWRQRVTGVAMTLLMIPALVIIVMLLGRNQVYAAQTLSSIPVAVILLLFIFASAWHMKIGMQVVIEDYVHNEKLKLVSIMLNNFFSVAVALASTYAILKLSSGV, encoded by the coding sequence ATGAGCGCATCCGATACGCCGAAGCGCAGCCTGCGGACCCCGCTCGGCCGCGTCCGCAATCTCGGTGCCGCGCATTCCGGCACATCCGATTTCTGGCGACAGCGCGTCACCGGCGTCGCCATGACGCTGCTGATGATCCCGGCGCTGGTGATCATCGTGATGCTGCTCGGCCGCAACCAAGTCTACGCTGCGCAGACCCTGAGCTCCATTCCCGTCGCGGTGATCCTGCTCCTCTTCATCTTCGCCAGCGCCTGGCACATGAAGATCGGCATGCAGGTGGTGATCGAGGACTACGTCCATAACGAGAAGCTGAAGCTCGTCTCGATCATGCTCAACAATTTCTTCTCGGTCGCCGTGGCGCTCGCCTCGACCTACGCGATCCTGAAACTGTCCTCCGGAGTGTAA
- the sdhC gene encoding succinate dehydrogenase, cytochrome b556 subunit produces the protein MTARIERPLSPHMQVYRWTLTMALSIIHRATGIALYFGTLLLVWWLVAAASGPAAYAHVQAFAGSIIGRLIVFGYTWALMHHMLSGIRHFVWDLGYGFKANEREALTWGALIGGIALTVLIWIIAYANGGGR, from the coding sequence ATGACCGCACGGATCGAACGACCCCTCTCGCCGCACATGCAAGTGTACCGCTGGACGCTGACGATGGCTCTGTCCATCATCCATCGCGCCACCGGGATTGCCCTCTATTTCGGAACCCTGCTGCTGGTCTGGTGGCTGGTTGCCGCGGCTTCCGGCCCGGCCGCTTACGCACACGTCCAGGCCTTCGCCGGCAGCATCATCGGGCGGCTGATCGTGTTCGGATACACTTGGGCGCTGATGCACCATATGCTCAGCGGCATCCGGCATTTCGTGTGGGACCTCGGCTACGGCTTCAAGGCCAATGAGCGGGAAGCGCTGACCTGGGGTGCCCTGATCGGCGGCATCGCGCTGACGGTGCTGATCTGGATCATCGCCTATGCGAACGGAGGTGGACGATGA
- a CDS encoding cytochrome b/b6 domain-containing protein translates to MSSLTVTDEQVSAAPAKVIQPAWVRIMHWVNALAMILMILSGWQIYNASPLFGFSFPREYTLGGWLGGGLLWHFAAMWLLMINGLAYLVTGFATGRFRKKLFPITPSGVLHDVRAALTFKLGHDDLTVYNYVQRLLYAGIIVVGVLIVLTGLGMWKPVQLYYLVALFGDYPTARYIHFFCMAAICAFLVVHVLLALLVPKSLRAMIIGR, encoded by the coding sequence ATGTCGAGCCTCACAGTCACCGACGAGCAGGTCAGCGCCGCCCCGGCCAAAGTGATCCAGCCGGCCTGGGTCCGCATCATGCACTGGGTCAATGCCCTCGCCATGATCCTGATGATCCTGTCGGGCTGGCAGATCTACAACGCCTCGCCGCTGTTCGGCTTCAGCTTTCCGCGCGAGTACACGCTCGGCGGATGGCTCGGCGGCGGCCTGCTCTGGCACTTTGCTGCGATGTGGCTGTTGATGATCAACGGCCTCGCCTATCTCGTCACGGGCTTTGCCACCGGCCGTTTCCGCAAGAAACTGTTTCCGATCACCCCGTCAGGCGTGCTCCATGACGTCAGGGCAGCGCTGACCTTCAAGCTCGGCCACGATGACCTCACCGTCTACAATTACGTGCAGCGCCTGCTCTATGCCGGCATCATCGTGGTCGGCGTGCTGATCGTGCTCACGGGCTTAGGGATGTGGAAGCCCGTGCAGCTCTATTATCTCGTCGCGCTGTTCGGCGACTACCCGACCGCGCGCTACATCCATTTCTTCTGCATGGCCGCGATCTGCGCGTTCCTCGTCGTTCACGTCCTGCTCGCGCTGCTCGTGCCTAAGAGCCTGCGCGCCATGATCATCGGCCGCTGA
- a CDS encoding fasciclin domain-containing protein, translating to MSKRIAYLAAAAFSALAITATVVAPVRAEEKTVMVGGAAMFPSKNIVQNAVNSKDHTTLVAAVKAAGLVPTLEGKGPFTVFAPTNAAFGKLPAGTVDNLVKPENKATLTKILTYHVVPGKLEASDLTEGKKLKTAEGEELTVKKMDGKTWIVDAKGGTSMVTISNVNQSNGVIHVVDTVLMPAT from the coding sequence ATGTCGAAGCGCATTGCCTATCTCGCCGCCGCCGCCTTCAGCGCCCTGGCCATCACCGCGACCGTCGTCGCGCCTGTCCGCGCCGAGGAGAAGACCGTCATGGTCGGCGGTGCCGCGATGTTCCCGTCCAAGAACATCGTCCAGAACGCGGTCAACTCGAAGGACCACACCACGCTGGTCGCGGCGGTGAAGGCGGCCGGCTTGGTGCCGACGCTGGAAGGCAAGGGTCCGTTCACGGTGTTTGCCCCGACCAACGCCGCCTTCGGCAAGCTGCCGGCCGGCACCGTCGACAATCTGGTCAAGCCCGAGAACAAGGCGACGCTGACCAAGATCCTCACCTACCATGTCGTGCCCGGCAAGCTCGAGGCCTCCGACCTCACCGAGGGCAAGAAGCTGAAGACCGCCGAAGGCGAGGAGCTGACGGTCAAGAAGATGGACGGCAAGACCTGGATCGTCGATGCCAAGGGCGGCACCTCGATGGTCACGATCTCCAACGTCAACCAGTCCAACGGCGTCATCCATGTGGTCGACACCGTGCTGATGCCGGCGACGTAA
- a CDS encoding YbfB/YjiJ family MFS transporter: MHAPDRVLPYAHPARLILTLSLAATVGLGIGRFAYALVLPDMRETLGWSYSAAGFMNTINAVGYLVGALVASRLIQRVGWAAAIRGGTLACVAALAICALTGNFVALSLARLVLGLGAAAGFVAGGALAATIAQSRPERANFLLSLFYAGPGIGILSSGLIAPFTLQYFGPGSWWMVWWALTLLSAAMTAPLFLIRIESGARFSEGSHAAFAIRPVLIYLAGYFLFGAGYIAYMTFMIAYVRDGGGGAAAQAAFWGLIGLSAFVTPWAWRGVLALDRGGLATAIILGTNALGAALPMLGHSPAWLAVSAVVFGVAFFAVVGSTTAFVRFNYPPAMWPTAIAAMTISFGVGQTLGPIVVGAITDALGSLSYALNVSAALLALGAAAALCQRKVGPKNSVP, encoded by the coding sequence TTGCACGCCCCTGACCGCGTCCTGCCCTACGCGCATCCCGCGCGGCTGATCCTGACCCTGTCGCTGGCGGCCACCGTCGGGCTCGGCATCGGCCGCTTTGCCTATGCGCTGGTGCTGCCCGACATGCGGGAGACCCTCGGCTGGTCCTATTCGGCCGCCGGATTCATGAACACCATCAACGCCGTCGGCTATCTCGTGGGCGCGCTGGTGGCGTCGCGCCTCATCCAGCGCGTCGGCTGGGCGGCCGCGATCCGCGGCGGAACCCTGGCCTGCGTCGCCGCGCTCGCCATTTGCGCGCTGACGGGGAATTTCGTCGCGCTGAGCCTGGCGCGCCTCGTGCTGGGTCTCGGCGCCGCGGCCGGCTTCGTCGCCGGCGGCGCGCTCGCTGCGACCATCGCCCAGTCGCGCCCGGAGCGGGCCAATTTCCTGCTCAGCCTGTTCTATGCCGGACCCGGCATCGGCATTCTGTCCTCGGGGCTGATCGCTCCGTTCACGCTGCAATATTTCGGGCCGGGCTCGTGGTGGATGGTGTGGTGGGCGCTGACACTGCTCTCGGCCGCGATGACCGCGCCGCTGTTCCTGATCCGCATCGAAAGCGGGGCACGTTTCTCGGAAGGCAGCCACGCCGCCTTCGCGATTCGTCCTGTGCTGATCTACCTCGCGGGCTACTTCCTGTTCGGCGCCGGCTACATCGCCTACATGACCTTCATGATCGCCTATGTGCGCGACGGCGGCGGCGGGGCCGCAGCGCAGGCGGCGTTCTGGGGCCTGATCGGCCTGTCCGCCTTCGTCACACCCTGGGCCTGGCGCGGCGTGCTGGCGCTCGACCGCGGCGGATTGGCCACCGCCATCATCCTCGGCACCAACGCGCTGGGTGCGGCCCTGCCGATGCTCGGGCATTCGCCGGCGTGGCTCGCGGTCTCCGCGGTGGTGTTCGGCGTCGCTTTCTTCGCCGTGGTCGGCTCGACCACCGCCTTCGTGCGCTTCAACTATCCGCCGGCGATGTGGCCGACCGCGATCGCGGCGATGACGATCTCGTTCGGCGTCGGGCAAACGCTGGGGCCGATCGTGGTCGGCGCCATCACGGACGCGCTGGGGAGTTTGAGCTACGCGCTGAATGTATCGGCGGCGCTGCTGGCGTTGGGGGCGGCCGCGGCGCTGTGTCAGCGGAAGGTGGGGCCGAAAAACTCAGTGCCGTAG
- a CDS encoding malonate--CoA ligase, with amino-acid sequence MNPAANANLFSRLFDGLDDPKRLAIETHDGGHISYGELIARAGQMANVLVARGVKPGDRVAVQVEKSVANIVLYLGTVRAGAVYLPLNTAYTLNELDYFIGDAEPSLVVCDPSKAEGLAPIAAKVEAGVETLGADGKGSLTEAADKASSEFTTVARANDDLAAILYTSGTTGRSKGAMLTHDNLASNSLSLVGYWRFTDKDVLIHALPIYHTHGLFVATNVTLFARASMIFLPKLDPDLMIKLMARATVLMGVPTFYTRLLQNSALSRDTTKHMRLFISGSAPLLAETHREWSARTGHAVLERYGMTETNMNTSNPYDGERVPGAVGFPLPGVSVRVTEPETGKELPREEIGMIEVKGPNVFKGYWRMPEKTKSEFRDDGFFITGDLGKIDGKGYVHILGRGKDLVISGGFNVYPKEIESEIDAMPGVIESAVIGVPHADFGEGVTAVLVCNKGADVTEAAVLNALDGRIAKFKMPKRVFVVDELPRNTMGKVQKNVLRDTYKDIYAKK; translated from the coding sequence ATGAACCCAGCTGCCAACGCCAACCTGTTCTCCCGCCTGTTCGACGGCCTGGACGATCCGAAGCGCCTCGCGATCGAGACGCATGACGGCGGCCATATCAGCTATGGCGAGCTGATCGCGCGGGCGGGGCAGATGGCGAATGTGCTGGTCGCGCGCGGCGTGAAGCCGGGCGACCGCGTCGCGGTGCAGGTCGAGAAATCCGTCGCCAATATCGTGCTGTATCTCGGCACGGTACGGGCCGGCGCGGTCTATCTTCCGCTCAACACCGCCTATACGCTGAACGAGCTCGACTACTTCATCGGCGATGCCGAGCCGTCGCTGGTGGTCTGCGATCCCTCCAAGGCCGAAGGCCTCGCCCCGATCGCCGCCAAGGTGGAGGCCGGGGTCGAGACGCTCGGAGCTGACGGCAAGGGCTCGCTGACCGAGGCCGCCGACAAGGCGAGCAGCGAATTCACGACTGTCGCGCGGGCGAACGACGATCTCGCCGCCATCCTCTACACCTCGGGCACCACGGGCCGCTCCAAGGGCGCGATGCTGACGCATGATAATCTGGCGTCGAACTCGCTCTCGCTCGTCGGCTACTGGCGCTTCACCGACAAGGACGTGCTGATCCACGCGCTGCCGATCTATCATACGCACGGCCTGTTCGTGGCGACCAACGTGACACTGTTCGCCCGGGCGTCGATGATCTTCCTGCCGAAGCTCGATCCGGATTTGATGATCAAGCTGATGGCGCGCGCCACAGTATTGATGGGCGTGCCGACTTTCTACACGCGCCTCCTGCAGAATTCTGCGCTGTCGCGCGACACCACGAAGCACATGCGGCTGTTCATCTCGGGCTCGGCGCCGCTGCTGGCGGAGACCCATCGCGAATGGTCGGCGCGCACGGGGCACGCCGTGCTCGAGCGCTACGGCATGACCGAGACCAACATGAACACGTCGAACCCCTATGACGGCGAGCGCGTGCCCGGCGCGGTCGGCTTCCCTCTCCCCGGCGTCTCCGTGCGCGTCACCGAACCCGAGACGGGCAAGGAGCTGCCGCGCGAGGAGATCGGCATGATCGAGGTCAAGGGACCGAACGTCTTCAAGGGCTATTGGCGCATGCCGGAGAAGACCAAGTCCGAATTCCGCGACGACGGCTTCTTCATCACCGGCGACCTCGGCAAGATCGACGGCAAGGGCTACGTCCACATCCTCGGCCGCGGCAAGGATCTCGTGATCTCCGGCGGCTTCAACGTCTATCCGAAAGAGATCGAGAGCGAGATCGACGCCATGCCCGGCGTGATCGAATCCGCCGTGATCGGCGTGCCGCATGCCGATTTCGGCGAGGGCGTCACGGCGGTGCTGGTCTGCAACAAGGGCGCCGACGTCACTGAAGCCGCCGTGCTGAACGCGCTGGACGGACGGATCGCAAAGTTCAAGATGCCCAAGCGCGTCTTCGTGGTCGACGAGCTGCCGCGCAACACCATGGGCAAGGTGCAGAAGAACGTCTTGCGGGATACGTACAAGGATATCTACGCGAAGAAATAG
- a CDS encoding SDR family oxidoreductase: protein MTKAGKRVAWVTGGGSGIGEAGAEALAADGWTVVVSGRRKDALDTVVAKIAKAGGAAEAIALDVANAAEAQKAADQIVARHGRIDLLVNNAGINVPKRSWKDMELEGWDKLVQVNLNGVLYCMRAVLPTMRKQQDGAIINVSSWAGRHVSKMPGPAYTTTKHAVLALTHSFNMDECVNGLRACCLMPGEVATPILKLRPVVPSEDEQARMLQSEDLGRTIAFIASMPARVCINEVLISPTHNRGFIQTPNNRD, encoded by the coding sequence ATGACAAAAGCTGGGAAACGCGTGGCCTGGGTCACGGGCGGCGGCAGTGGGATCGGCGAGGCCGGCGCCGAGGCGCTGGCGGCCGACGGTTGGACCGTGGTGGTCTCGGGCCGGCGCAAGGACGCCCTGGATACCGTGGTTGCCAAAATCGCCAAGGCGGGCGGGGCGGCCGAGGCCATCGCGCTGGACGTGGCCAACGCTGCGGAAGCCCAGAAAGCCGCCGATCAGATCGTCGCCAGGCACGGCCGCATCGACCTCCTGGTCAATAACGCCGGCATCAATGTTCCCAAGCGCAGCTGGAAGGACATGGAACTGGAGGGCTGGGACAAGTTGGTCCAGGTCAATCTCAACGGCGTGCTCTATTGCATGCGCGCGGTGCTGCCGACGATGCGCAAGCAGCAGGATGGCGCGATCATCAACGTCTCGTCCTGGGCCGGCCGCCACGTCTCGAAGATGCCGGGCCCGGCCTACACCACGACCAAGCATGCGGTGCTGGCACTGACCCATTCCTTCAACATGGACGAATGCGTCAACGGCCTGCGCGCCTGCTGCCTGATGCCGGGCGAGGTGGCGACGCCGATCCTCAAGCTGCGCCCGGTGGTGCCGAGCGAGGACGAGCAGGCCAGGATGCTGCAATCCGAAGATCTCGGCCGCACCATCGCCTTCATCGCGAGCATGCCGGCCAGGGTCTGCATCAACGAGGTGCTGATCAGCCCGACGCATAATCGCGGATTCATCCAGACGCCGAACAACAGGGATTGA
- a CDS encoding molybdopterin-binding protein, with protein MAKRSFLIPGVDKRLLIKDSIKTMPDVTRRRFIAGGASLGALTLLTGCDVIDSSSAEEMLKQVSKFNDAVQAFIFNPDALAPTFPESAITKPFPFNAYYDLDDAPDVAGADWKLEVRGLVDNKKSWTLDELYKLPQVTQITRHICVEGWSAIGSWTGTPLRDFLKLIGADTSAKYVWFQCADKDGYNSPLDMRSALHPQTQMTFKYANEILPRAYGFPMKIRVPTKLGFKNPKYVVSMEVTNDYKGGHWEDQGYNSFSGS; from the coding sequence ATGGCCAAGCGTTCATTCCTGATCCCCGGCGTCGACAAGCGGCTCTTGATCAAGGACTCCATCAAGACCATGCCCGACGTCACGCGCCGCCGCTTCATTGCGGGCGGCGCCAGCCTCGGCGCGCTGACGCTGCTCACCGGCTGCGATGTGATCGACTCGTCCTCGGCCGAGGAGATGCTGAAGCAGGTCTCGAAATTCAACGATGCCGTGCAGGCCTTCATCTTCAACCCCGACGCACTGGCGCCGACCTTCCCCGAGAGCGCGATCACGAAACCGTTCCCGTTCAACGCCTATTACGATCTCGACGACGCGCCTGACGTCGCTGGCGCCGACTGGAAGCTCGAGGTTCGCGGCCTCGTCGACAACAAGAAGTCGTGGACGCTGGACGAGCTCTACAAGTTGCCGCAAGTCACGCAAATCACCCGCCATATCTGCGTCGAGGGCTGGAGCGCGATCGGCAGCTGGACCGGCACGCCCTTGCGCGATTTCCTCAAGCTGATCGGCGCCGACACAAGCGCGAAATACGTCTGGTTCCAGTGCGCCGACAAGGACGGCTACAATTCGCCCTTGGACATGCGCAGCGCGCTGCATCCGCAGACCCAGATGACGTTCAAATACGCGAATGAGATCCTGCCGCGCGCCTACGGCTTCCCCATGAAGATCCGCGTGCCGACAAAACTCGGCTTCAAGAACCCGAAATACGTGGTTTCGATGGAAGTCACCAACGACTACAAGGGTGGCCATTGGGAAGACCAGGGGTATAATTCGTTTAGTGGGAGCTAG